A genome region from Rhodopseudomonas boonkerdii includes the following:
- a CDS encoding efflux RND transporter periplasmic adaptor subunit, with amino-acid sequence MKRSSTLILIAAVATTAGGAGLAFGRLNHPLPAWLSAVLPAAADMSPARPSPTGPVVYYRDPDGKPKYSPAPAKTASGKEYLPVRSSEDLSFEEAPQPVAEKGAEPRRIKFYRNPMGLPDTSPVPKKDSMGMDYLPVYDGEQDDDASVKVSAGKLQKAGVRTETAELRTLNTMVRAPGTLQQDERRVSVVSLRFEGFIDTVADVTTGSHVRKGQPLMRIYGPNLSSAAAEYLSALNARSDVGIGGQALKGARRRLENLGAPDGFIADIERTREVPVYLDWPAPQDGEIVDRTAVNGMRAAPGDILFRIVDRGVVWVMVDVSERDLALLEVGQKAVVRPRAYPDRRFAGKVTVIYPNLRPETRTARVRIELPNPDEVLRPDMYADVEIATGTEAPVVTVSSSAVIDSGERQLVLLDKGEGRFEPRAVRLGRRGEGRVEIKEGLAEHDKVVVSANFLIDAESNLKAALSGLDTGEKTQ; translated from the coding sequence ATGAAGCGTTCGTCGACCTTGATCCTGATCGCTGCCGTGGCGACGACCGCCGGCGGCGCCGGCTTGGCGTTCGGTAGGTTGAACCATCCGCTGCCGGCCTGGCTGTCGGCCGTGCTGCCTGCGGCCGCCGACATGAGCCCCGCTCGCCCATCGCCGACCGGACCGGTCGTGTACTACCGCGACCCGGACGGGAAACCGAAATACTCGCCGGCGCCGGCGAAGACCGCTTCGGGCAAGGAATACTTACCCGTACGCAGCAGCGAGGACCTGAGCTTCGAGGAGGCGCCGCAGCCCGTGGCCGAGAAGGGTGCCGAGCCCAGACGCATCAAGTTCTACCGCAATCCTATGGGGCTTCCGGATACCTCGCCGGTCCCGAAGAAGGACTCGATGGGGATGGACTACCTGCCGGTCTACGACGGCGAGCAGGACGACGACGCCTCGGTGAAGGTCAGCGCGGGCAAGCTTCAGAAGGCGGGCGTGCGGACGGAAACGGCGGAGCTCCGCACGCTCAACACGATGGTCAGGGCGCCGGGGACGCTGCAGCAGGACGAGCGGCGCGTGTCGGTCGTGTCGCTCCGCTTCGAAGGATTCATCGACACCGTCGCGGACGTCACCACCGGCTCGCATGTCCGCAAGGGGCAGCCCCTGATGCGGATCTACGGGCCGAACCTGTCGAGCGCCGCCGCCGAATATCTGTCGGCGCTGAACGCCCGGAGCGACGTCGGCATCGGCGGCCAGGCACTGAAGGGCGCGCGCCGCCGTCTCGAGAATCTCGGTGCTCCGGACGGCTTCATAGCGGACATCGAACGCACCCGGGAGGTGCCGGTCTATCTGGACTGGCCCGCGCCTCAGGACGGCGAGATCGTGGACCGGACCGCCGTCAACGGCATGCGGGCCGCACCCGGCGACATCCTGTTCCGGATCGTCGACCGCGGTGTGGTGTGGGTGATGGTCGACGTCTCGGAGCGGGATCTGGCACTGCTGGAGGTTGGTCAGAAGGCCGTCGTGCGGCCCCGGGCCTATCCCGACCGGCGCTTCGCCGGAAAGGTGACGGTGATCTATCCGAACCTGAGACCCGAGACGCGCACCGCGCGGGTCAGGATCGAACTTCCCAATCCGGACGAGGTGCTGCGGCCGGACATGTACGCCGACGTGGAGATCGCCACTGGGACGGAAGCGCCCGTCGTGACCGTGTCGAGCAGCGCCGTCATCGACAGCGGCGAGCGCCAATTGGTGCTGCTGGACAAGGGGGAAGGCCGGTTCGAACCGCGCGCAGTCAGGCTCGGACGCCGCGGAGAAGGCCGGGTGGAGATTAAGGAGGGGCTTGCCGAACACGACAAGGTCGTCGTTTCCGCGAACTTCCTGATCGACGCCGAAAGCAACCTGAAGGCCGCACTCTCAGGCCTCGATACGGGAGAGAAAACGCAATGA
- a CDS encoding efflux RND transporter permease subunit, producing MIARLIDWSARNLMLILIGTVFVVAGGLYALKHSALDAIPDLSDTQVIVYTEYKGQAPQVIEDQVTYPLTTAMLTVPKSKVVRGFSFFGVSFVYIIFEDGTDIYWARSRVLEYLNAAARRLPAGVTPTLGPDATGVGWVYQYALQSKDRSLADLRSIQDWTIRYGVSKAEGVAEVASVGGFVKQYNIVVDPNRLRSLDIPLAKVRDAVRGSNMDVGGRTVELSEFEFIVRGRGYVKSLSDLSNIVLKVDKGTPVLLKDVARIEIGPDERRGITELNGEGEVASGIALQRFGQNALDVIDNVKSRLAEMASALPKGVEIIPVYDRSDLIHNAIGTLKRTLTEESVVVAIVCIVFLLHVRSALVAIVMLPVGILMAFGAMKLLGIGSNIMSLGGIAIAIGAMIDGAIVMIENAHKHLERAPSDKPRLEVLIEAASEVGPALFFSLLIITVSFLPIFTMESQEGRLFSPLAFTKTFSMAAAALLSITLVPALMVLFVRGRIVPENRNPINRFLIWSYRPLIRGVLKAKILTIVLAVVALAVSVWPARQLGTEFMPSLNEGTLMYMPTTLPGLSVTKAAEILQTQNRIIKTFPEVASVYGKAGRAETATDPAPTEMFETIVNLKPKEQWRPGMTVDGLIADLDKALQFPGVSNAWTMPIKARTDMLATGIRTPIGIKVLGTDLVEMEKLARQIETVVKAVPGTSSAYAERVIGGYYLDVVPDRQALARYGLMISDVQDTVSSALGGETITTTVEGRERYGVNLRYPRDLRSDPQSIARDVLVGLPGGGTVPLGEVAAIKLTRGPTSIRTENGQLAVYIFVDIRDRDLGGYVADAKAAVAASVQFPPGNYVVWSGQFEYLERATARLKIVVPVTLLIIFLLLYLNFRRLTETLIVMLSLPFALVGGLWLMWWLGFNFSVAVAVGFIALAGVAAETGVIMLIYLDHAMKEIQAARAVEGKPFTRSDLNAAIMLGAVERVRPKMMTVVAIMAGLIPILWSTGTGSEVMQRIAVPMIGGMISSTILTLIVIPAVYALIKGFGLPRGPEAEVPEAKADGAAGLMDRSDRPQAAE from the coding sequence ATGATCGCGCGTCTCATCGACTGGTCGGCCCGCAACCTGATGCTGATCCTGATCGGAACGGTCTTCGTCGTCGCGGGCGGTCTATACGCCTTGAAGCACTCGGCCTTGGACGCGATACCGGACCTCTCCGACACCCAGGTGATCGTCTATACCGAGTACAAGGGGCAGGCGCCCCAGGTCATCGAGGACCAGGTGACCTATCCCCTGACGACGGCCATGCTGACGGTGCCGAAATCGAAGGTCGTCCGCGGCTTCTCCTTCTTCGGCGTGTCGTTCGTCTACATCATCTTCGAGGACGGTACCGATATCTACTGGGCACGCTCGCGCGTGCTCGAATATCTCAACGCCGCGGCGCGCAGGCTTCCGGCCGGCGTCACGCCGACATTGGGGCCCGACGCCACCGGCGTCGGTTGGGTCTATCAATACGCACTACAGTCGAAGGACAGGTCTCTGGCGGACCTACGGTCCATCCAGGACTGGACCATCCGTTACGGCGTCTCCAAGGCCGAGGGCGTCGCCGAAGTCGCAAGCGTCGGCGGCTTCGTCAAGCAGTACAACATCGTGGTCGATCCGAACCGGCTGAGGTCGCTCGACATCCCGCTCGCCAAGGTGCGGGACGCGGTCCGCGGCAGCAACATGGACGTGGGAGGCCGCACCGTCGAACTGTCGGAATTCGAGTTCATCGTGCGGGGCAGAGGCTACGTCAAAAGCCTGTCCGACCTATCGAACATCGTGCTCAAGGTCGACAAAGGGACCCCGGTGCTGCTGAAGGACGTCGCGCGGATCGAGATCGGGCCCGACGAGCGTCGCGGCATAACCGAGCTCAACGGTGAGGGCGAGGTCGCCAGCGGCATCGCGCTGCAGCGCTTCGGCCAAAACGCGCTCGACGTCATCGACAATGTGAAGTCGCGGTTGGCCGAGATGGCGTCGGCACTGCCGAAGGGCGTCGAGATCATACCGGTCTACGACCGCTCCGATCTGATCCACAACGCGATCGGGACCCTGAAGCGGACGCTGACCGAAGAGAGCGTCGTGGTCGCTATCGTCTGCATCGTGTTCCTGCTGCACGTGCGCAGCGCGCTCGTCGCCATCGTCATGCTGCCGGTCGGGATCCTGATGGCGTTCGGCGCCATGAAGCTCCTCGGCATCGGATCCAACATCATGAGCCTGGGCGGCATCGCGATCGCGATCGGCGCCATGATCGACGGCGCCATCGTCATGATCGAGAACGCCCATAAACACCTGGAACGGGCCCCGTCCGACAAGCCCCGGTTGGAGGTGCTGATCGAAGCCGCGAGCGAGGTCGGCCCGGCGCTGTTCTTCAGCCTGCTGATCATCACGGTGTCGTTCCTGCCTATCTTCACCATGGAGTCGCAGGAAGGCCGGCTGTTCAGCCCGCTGGCGTTCACGAAGACGTTCTCGATGGCGGCTGCCGCCCTCCTGTCCATCACCCTGGTGCCGGCGCTGATGGTGCTGTTCGTGCGCGGCAGGATCGTTCCTGAGAACAGGAATCCTATCAACCGCTTCCTGATCTGGAGCTACCGGCCACTGATCCGCGGCGTGCTGAAGGCCAAGATCCTGACGATCGTCCTCGCGGTCGTTGCCCTGGCGGTCAGCGTGTGGCCCGCGCGTCAGCTCGGGACGGAGTTCATGCCGAGCCTGAACGAAGGCACGTTGATGTACATGCCGACCACGTTGCCGGGCCTGTCGGTGACCAAGGCGGCGGAGATTCTGCAGACCCAGAACAGGATTATCAAGACGTTCCCCGAGGTGGCTTCGGTCTACGGCAAGGCCGGCCGCGCCGAGACCGCCACCGATCCCGCGCCGACCGAGATGTTCGAGACGATCGTCAATCTCAAGCCGAAGGAGCAGTGGCGGCCGGGAATGACGGTCGACGGCCTGATCGCCGATCTGGACAAGGCGCTGCAGTTTCCCGGCGTGTCCAATGCCTGGACCATGCCCATCAAGGCCCGCACCGACATGCTTGCGACCGGCATACGCACCCCGATAGGTATCAAGGTGCTGGGCACCGATCTGGTCGAGATGGAGAAGCTCGCGCGGCAGATCGAAACGGTCGTGAAGGCGGTCCCCGGAACGTCGAGCGCGTATGCCGAGCGCGTCATCGGCGGGTACTATCTCGACGTCGTTCCGGACCGGCAGGCGCTTGCGCGGTACGGCCTGATGATCAGCGATGTGCAGGATACGGTATCGTCCGCCCTGGGTGGCGAAACGATCACGACGACCGTGGAAGGTCGCGAGCGCTACGGCGTCAATCTGCGGTATCCGCGCGACCTGCGCAGCGATCCGCAGTCGATCGCCCGGGACGTCCTGGTCGGGCTTCCGGGCGGCGGCACCGTGCCCTTGGGCGAGGTCGCGGCCATCAAGCTGACGCGGGGCCCGACGTCGATCCGGACCGAGAACGGGCAGCTCGCGGTCTACATCTTCGTCGACATCCGGGACCGCGATCTCGGCGGCTACGTCGCCGACGCCAAGGCGGCCGTGGCCGCCAGCGTCCAGTTTCCGCCTGGAAACTACGTGGTCTGGAGCGGCCAGTTCGAATATCTGGAGCGCGCGACGGCACGGCTCAAGATCGTCGTGCCCGTCACGCTGCTGATCATCTTCCTGCTGCTCTACCTGAACTTCCGACGCTTGACCGAGACGTTGATCGTGATGCTGTCGCTTCCGTTCGCGCTCGTCGGCGGGCTGTGGCTGATGTGGTGGCTCGGCTTCAACTTCTCCGTCGCCGTCGCCGTCGGCTTCATCGCGCTGGCCGGCGTCGCGGCCGAGACCGGCGTCATCATGCTGATCTATCTCGATCACGCGATGAAGGAGATCCAGGCGGCGCGGGCCGTCGAAGGCAAGCCGTTCACGCGTTCCGACCTGAACGCGGCGATCATGCTGGGCGCTGTCGAGCGGGTCCGCCCGAAGATGATGACCGTCGTGGCCATCATGGCCGGCCTGATCCCGATCCTGTGGAGTACAGGGACGGGATCGGAAGTCATGCAGCGCATCGCGGTGCCGATGATCGGCGGCATGATCTCGTCGACCATCCTGACGCTCATCGTGATTCCGGCCGTCTACGCCCTCATCAAGGGCTTCGGGCTGCCCCGAGGCCCGGAGGCCGAGGTGCCTGAAGCAAAGGCCGACGGTGCCGCCGGGCTGATGGATCGGTCCGACCGACCACAGGCGGCCGAATGA
- a CDS encoding sigma-70 family RNA polymerase sigma factor — MISPETELRKLMLASLDGNAVAHRALLSRLSGHLRAYYRSKLARAGRSVGDAEDLVQEAVLAIHLKRHTYDPTEPLTPWVHAIARFKLIDFLRRTRRSTTDLPIDAAEDVTAGDDRSGAESSLDLARLMELLPEKMRCSIVAVKLDGRSVAEAAARCGVSESSVKINIHRGLKRLAASIAKESRA, encoded by the coding sequence ATGATCTCCCCTGAGACCGAGCTTAGAAAGCTCATGCTTGCGAGCCTGGACGGCAACGCGGTCGCGCATCGCGCGCTGCTTAGCCGCCTGAGCGGGCATCTGCGCGCGTATTACAGAAGCAAGCTCGCCCGGGCCGGACGGTCGGTCGGCGACGCGGAGGATCTCGTCCAGGAGGCGGTGCTGGCGATCCACCTCAAGCGGCACACCTATGATCCGACCGAGCCGTTGACACCGTGGGTGCATGCGATCGCGCGGTTCAAGCTGATCGACTTCCTGCGCCGGACGCGGAGGTCCACGACCGACCTGCCCATCGACGCGGCGGAGGATGTGACCGCGGGAGACGACCGGTCGGGCGCCGAAAGCAGCCTCGACTTGGCGCGTCTGATGGAACTGCTGCCGGAGAAAATGCGATGTTCCATCGTCGCGGTGAAGCTCGACGGCAGGAGCGTCGCGGAGGCCGCCGCGCGATGCGGCGTTTCCGAGTCTTCCGTGAAGATCAACATCCACCGCGGCCTGAAGAGATTGGCCGCTTCGATTGCGAAGGAGTCGCGCGCATGA
- a CDS encoding NrsF family protein — protein MKTEELLDLLSTGDVGVDRTPHSWTIGAAVVIGAVAALIGVAFVLGFRPDLADSRAAGFLVLKLSFTIAVVVLASFLLTKLARPGGERRTRPILIVLPFAVIAALGLVNLSFAPPAHWEAMIVGDQWLECLLSIPLIAIVPFAATIWAVRKGAPTNLRLAGAVAGLFAGGVSAMAYALHCMDDLLPFVTVWYGGTILLCALAGAALGPRLLRW, from the coding sequence ATGAAGACGGAAGAGCTTCTGGACTTGCTGAGCACGGGCGACGTCGGCGTCGATCGGACGCCGCACTCATGGACGATCGGCGCAGCGGTCGTGATCGGGGCCGTGGCCGCGCTGATCGGCGTGGCCTTCGTTCTCGGCTTCCGTCCGGATCTCGCCGATTCGCGCGCCGCCGGTTTTCTCGTCCTGAAGCTCTCGTTCACGATAGCGGTCGTCGTGCTCGCATCCTTCTTACTAACGAAGCTCGCGCGTCCGGGTGGCGAGCGCAGGACGAGGCCGATCCTCATCGTCCTGCCGTTCGCCGTCATCGCGGCCCTCGGCCTGGTCAACCTTTCCTTCGCGCCGCCCGCCCATTGGGAGGCGATGATCGTCGGAGATCAGTGGTTGGAATGTCTGCTGTCGATACCGCTCATCGCGATCGTTCCTTTCGCCGCCACGATCTGGGCCGTGCGAAAGGGGGCGCCGACGAATCTCAGGCTCGCCGGGGCCGTGGCAGGACTGTTCGCCGGCGGCGTGAGCGCGATGGCCTACGCGCTGCACTGCATGGACGACTTGCTACCCTTCGTGACTGTCTGGTACGGAGGAACGATCCTGTTGTGCGCGCTCGCCGGAGCCGCTCTGGGCCCGCGTCTGCTGAGGTGGTGA
- the ihpA gene encoding divalent metal ion exporter subunit IhpA, translating into MSRLPVVALVFCALLPYSAPSFAADGASRAISLPQALQRALAANPRLTAAERDVGVAGGLRIQAGALPNPEASFELDNAFGSGPYKGVRSAETNLQLSQLVELGGKREARVAAGEAGIGTAVWQRRATRLEVLSETAIAFITIISAQRRIEIFDEQIASFDPLIPLLQKRVQEGASSPAETLRAQVAADLFRVERERSKTLLATARRDLAILMGDASPRFGEAVGRLATTGQPPPFKAVLQAIDANPQLARWTAVTAQRNAELLIARLKAIPDPRISAGWRHFQETNDNAVRLGVSIPIPVFDQNTGNIIAAQETLAKTDAERAINKLVLLSIAGRAYDALTGALAELKLLRSSVILNARSAAETILSGYSQGRFTLLELLDVRGSLLQALLREQEALQNFHIAVATIEGLVGNPFSLTRESSRQ; encoded by the coding sequence ATGTCACGCCTGCCTGTCGTCGCGCTCGTCTTTTGCGCGTTGCTTCCCTATTCGGCTCCGTCCTTCGCAGCAGACGGAGCGTCTCGCGCGATTTCCCTGCCTCAGGCACTCCAGCGAGCCCTGGCCGCCAACCCGCGCCTGACGGCTGCGGAACGCGATGTCGGCGTCGCGGGTGGGCTCCGCATTCAGGCCGGAGCGCTTCCCAATCCGGAGGCCTCGTTCGAACTCGATAATGCGTTCGGGTCGGGACCCTACAAGGGTGTCCGTTCGGCCGAGACCAATCTGCAGCTTAGTCAACTCGTCGAACTGGGCGGCAAGCGGGAAGCGCGCGTCGCGGCCGGCGAGGCCGGCATCGGCACGGCCGTCTGGCAGCGGCGGGCGACGCGGTTGGAAGTCCTCTCAGAGACCGCGATCGCGTTCATTACCATCATCAGCGCGCAGCGGCGCATCGAGATATTCGACGAGCAGATCGCAAGTTTCGATCCCCTGATTCCGTTGTTGCAAAAACGCGTCCAGGAGGGGGCGTCCTCGCCGGCCGAGACCCTGCGCGCGCAGGTGGCCGCCGACCTTTTCCGCGTCGAACGGGAACGCAGCAAGACATTGTTGGCGACCGCGCGCCGCGATCTTGCGATCCTGATGGGCGACGCCAGTCCGAGGTTCGGCGAAGCCGTGGGTCGATTGGCCACCACCGGCCAGCCCCCGCCGTTCAAGGCGGTACTCCAGGCGATCGACGCCAATCCGCAATTGGCGCGCTGGACCGCCGTCACGGCGCAGCGCAACGCCGAACTGCTTATCGCGCGGCTGAAGGCCATTCCCGACCCCCGGATTTCGGCGGGTTGGCGGCATTTCCAGGAGACCAACGACAACGCGGTGCGTCTCGGCGTCTCGATTCCGATTCCGGTCTTCGACCAGAACACCGGCAACATCATCGCAGCACAGGAGACGCTGGCGAAGACGGATGCCGAGCGGGCCATCAACAAGCTCGTCCTGCTCAGCATCGCCGGCCGGGCCTACGACGCCCTGACCGGCGCTTTGGCCGAACTCAAGCTGCTGCGGTCGTCGGTCATTCTCAACGCCCGCAGCGCGGCGGAGACCATCCTCAGCGGCTACTCGCAAGGCCGTTTCACCCTTCTCGAACTGCTCGACGTCCGGGGGTCGTTGTTGCAGGCGCTGCTTCGCGAGCAGGAAGCGCTGCAGAATTTCCACATCGCCGTGGCGACGATCGAAGGTCTCGTCGGTAACCCGTTTTCGCTCACCCGCGAGAGTTCAAGGCAATGA
- the ihpB gene encoding divalent metal ion exporter adaptor subunit IhpB has protein sequence MKAFVRYSVFIVVALGLAYGGYRMLAPAATKPAPSEKAEKEEHADSVTLSDAKIETAGIELATASAGVLRDSLLLNGIVQPNQESLVQVTPRFPGIVRDVRKRIGDRVQKNDVLALIESNQSLTQYELKAVLAGTVIDRQTTLGEYVSEQKPAFVIADLSTVWIDFSVYRRDLKRVSIGDQVFIDPADGGSPIEAKVSYLSPVGSSDTQSAIARAVVTNSEQRLRPGLFITARLTLSEKKVTVAVKSSALQIWENRTVVFVRNGEKFDARDVEIGARDPDLVEITFGVLEGDVYAARNSFIVKAELGKGSGDND, from the coding sequence ATGAAAGCATTCGTTCGCTATTCGGTATTCATCGTGGTCGCTCTGGGTCTTGCCTATGGCGGCTACCGGATGCTTGCCCCGGCGGCCACGAAACCGGCTCCGTCGGAAAAGGCCGAGAAGGAGGAGCACGCCGACAGCGTGACGTTGAGCGACGCCAAGATCGAGACCGCAGGAATCGAGCTTGCAACAGCTTCGGCGGGTGTGCTGCGAGACAGTCTGTTGCTGAACGGTATCGTGCAGCCGAATCAGGAATCGCTGGTCCAGGTCACGCCCCGCTTTCCCGGCATCGTGCGAGACGTGCGGAAGCGGATCGGCGATCGCGTTCAAAAGAACGATGTCCTTGCGCTCATCGAAAGCAACCAAAGCCTGACGCAATACGAATTGAAAGCCGTGCTCGCGGGGACGGTGATCGATCGTCAGACCACCTTAGGAGAATATGTATCCGAGCAGAAACCGGCGTTCGTCATCGCCGACTTGTCGACGGTGTGGATCGACTTCTCCGTCTATCGACGCGATCTGAAGCGGGTCAGCATCGGCGATCAGGTCTTCATCGACCCCGCCGATGGAGGATCTCCGATCGAGGCCAAGGTTTCGTATCTGTCGCCGGTCGGCAGCAGCGACACGCAGAGCGCGATTGCGCGTGCAGTGGTCACGAATTCCGAGCAGCGGCTGCGCCCCGGGTTGTTCATCACGGCGAGGCTGACCTTGTCCGAAAAGAAAGTAACCGTGGCGGTGAAATCGTCGGCGCTGCAGATCTGGGAAAACCGCACCGTCGTCTTCGTCCGCAACGGCGAGAAATTCGATGCTCGGGACGTCGAGATAGGCGCGCGGGATCCGGACCTCGTCGAGATCACCTTTGGCGTCCTGGAAGGTGACGTCTATGCGGCGCGGAATAGTTTCATCGTCAAGGCGGAACTGGGGAAAGGATCGGGAGACAATGACTGA
- a CDS encoding P-II family nitrogen regulator: MTDDAAMTMVTALIRPHMEGHVVRVLHDLPDFPGFTFDEVRGQGRGRGQGGAYVSADSDLTWHRFLELRLVCRSELADEICDRIAAAAWTGRKGDGVVFTTPVRAFGRIREIGRRTEKRDA; this comes from the coding sequence ATGACTGATGACGCTGCAATGACGATGGTCACCGCTCTGATCAGGCCGCACATGGAAGGCCACGTGGTGCGCGTGCTGCACGACCTGCCGGATTTCCCGGGCTTCACATTTGATGAAGTGCGGGGACAAGGAAGGGGTCGTGGACAAGGAGGCGCCTACGTCTCGGCCGATTCGGATCTGACCTGGCACCGGTTCCTCGAGCTGCGGCTAGTATGCCGGTCCGAATTGGCCGATGAGATTTGCGATCGCATCGCTGCTGCCGCCTGGACCGGCCGTAAGGGCGACGGCGTCGTGTTTACGACGCCTGTCCGTGCATTTGGTCGCATCAGGGAAATCGGGCGACGTACGGAGAAGCGCGATGCTTGA